AAGGACTTGAATCCACCTGTCCCCAGAGGTAACATACGACACACTTCCAGAGTGGTTTTCTCCGGAAGAATAACCTGTGAAGTTCGTAGGTTGTGGAGATGGATAGGCTTATTCCCCCTTGCGATGGCCGTAGCCCTGGGCGTAAATCGGCACATAACGCTTATCAGCTGAGGTTGCCGACAGATTTACAGTTACGGATGGAGGCAGGAAAAGAAGGAAGGATGGCATCTGAGAAAAGAAAACATCATCTATGTGGGGATTGACCTGCATAAGGAAACCCACACAGCGGTCATGCTGGACTGCTGGAATACGAAGCTGGGAGAGATTACGTTTGGTAATAGACCATCGGAGTTTCCGAAGCTGATCAGAAAAGTCAGCCGGTTTGTAACCGAAGAAAAGACGGCGGTCTATGGTTTGGAAAACGCCTATGGCTATGGACGTGCCCTGGCGGTATGGCTGATTGAAAAAGGATTCCATGTCAAGGATGTAAATACAGCATTGTCCTATGCCCAGAGAAAAAGCGTACCGATGTACCAGAAAAGCGACAGCTATGATGCAGAAGCGGTTGCTCTGGTACTGATCAATATGCTGGATAAGCTGCCGGACGCGATACCGGATGATAAGTATTGGACGCTGGGCCAGTTAGTGAACCGGCGGGATAATATCTGTACCCATCTGCACAGGCTGAAGAACCAGCTCCATGAGCAGCTTTGCATGGCATATCCCAGCTATAAGCAGTTTTTCAGCGATATCAGCCGTGCAACAGCATTATATTTTTTCAAGGAATATCCATCGCCGGAACATCTGCTGGGAAAGACAGCGGAGGAATTGGCAGAGGAGCTGCGCCCGGTCAGCCACAATAACTGCTCGGTCAAACGGGCGGAGAAGATACTGAATCTGGTTAAATCTGATGGCGAGACAAGACGAGAACACCAGGAGAGCCGTGATGCCATAACTCGGAGCTTAGTCAGCGATTTGGAGCATTACCGTGCCCAACTGGAGGAAGTAAATGAGGCAATCGAAAGCCTACTCCCGGAATTTAACTGCACCCTGACCACCATGCCGGGGATTGACGTGATAACGGCGGCGAATATGCTGTCAGAGATAGGCGAAATCACCCGATTCCCCAGTGCGGATAAGCTGGCGAAGTTCGCCGGGATAGCGCCAGTCAATTTTTCGTCGGCAGGGAAAGGAAAGGATATGTGCCCGAAGCAGGGAAACAGGCGGTTACAGGCGATTTTCTACTTTGTGGCAATCCAGATGATACAGGTTTCAATAAACGGGACTCCGAGAAATAAGGTATTCCGGGAGTATTATCTGAAGCGGGTTGCGGAAGGCAAAAATAAACAGCAGGCATTGATCTGTGTATCCCGGCGTTTGGTAAATATCGTGTATGGAATGCTGAAAAACCATACAGAATATCGGGAGCCGGAGTAATAAAGGCTGTTGGTTATGAACAGTTTGTGCTAAGATAGAACCAGAAGAAACACAATGATTGGTTTACCACCTTTTCCAAAAGAACAGAGAAAAAGGTGCGAAAGTTATAAGCTGAATGACTCAGTGCCAAGGGGGAATCTGAGGCTCCTACAGTGGATTATAAAGGGGAAGAGCGCCCAGTATATCGTGGAGGTGACGATTTTACCGTAAAAAACAATGAAATAAAAATAAATCCTGAAACAGGTAATGTAAAAACTTCACATGGTGTTTCGCTAGATGTAAACTCAGAAACGGTTTCTAAATTTGGAGGTGCATATAAGATTGAATCACTTCCTGAAGGATTAAAGATAGTCCAAAGAGGCGCAAGAGCGGAACATTTTGAAATTGTGCCCGCTTATGAAATGCCATTGGATACTTTCCAAAATTTATTAAATCAGATAGTTGTTTCAGGACCGTATTAAGAGTTAAAGGAGGCTATAATGGAACTAGAAATAATTTTTGAAGATGATACAGAACTAGCAGAATTTGAAGCCTTAAATAAAGGATATAGAGGGGATGTGATAGTAAAGGTTGATAAAAAGGTTTATAAGGT
This portion of the Clostridium sp. AN503 genome encodes:
- a CDS encoding IS110 family transposase; translated protein: MGIDLHKETHTAVMLDCWNTKLGEITFGNRPSEFPKLIRKVSRFVTEEKTAVYGLENAYGYGRALAVWLIEKGFHVKDVNTALSYAQRKSVPMYQKSDSYDAEAVALVLINMLDKLPDAIPDDKYWTLGQLVNRRDNICTHLHRLKNQLHEQLCMAYPSYKQFFSDISRATALYFFKEYPSPEHLLGKTAEELAEELRPVSHNNCSVKRAEKILNLVKSDGETRREHQESRDAITRSLVSDLEHYRAQLEEVNEAIESLLPEFNCTLTTMPGIDVITAANMLSEIGEITRFPSADKLAKFAGIAPVNFSSAGKGKDMCPKQGNRRLQAIFYFVAIQMIQVSINGTPRNKVFREYYLKRVAEGKNKQQALICVSRRLVNIVYGMLKNHTEYREPE